From Anopheles arabiensis isolate DONGOLA chromosome 3, AaraD3, whole genome shotgun sequence, a single genomic window includes:
- the LOC120900551 gene encoding uncharacterized protein LOC120900551 isoform X1 yields MSDLDDPLCGQTQSSQQQQQQHQQPPTQTTPRSSLGSGALSYSNSSISPSTSSSSSGSAKSAVSECLGAWLNYLQIMNNLCAAGYRLAQTIAALEPWAYFEHPSTTTGGGAGQSGSGASNPSGIPSPSQSAQQQPGPQIPQLPFTTSQIPSHMAFQFITAWDELARASVMATSTVKSHIVSVLQDFKTQPLATVEQDSELLHIKEYNQLILQDNAQTMINLQHQFCVASCDAFAQLMCCYQCQTQVGFPHDPDCPMVQHPMSAAATIARTGGGGADQRSQTPSPHFGMKMQENARLYDRTGSISTQGSSSDHGTTAYEQTRGPSPHDIRGPSPIQGYLDNIRGPLPNPGHLSGMKAPFYRGSRSPLNFPLFTLNGQRRWSEAAAGEVNSEAALDPESQMRRWSMPWEAKADKSTVHWNQTRLMPISKLAVPASGPGPTPKSSLGDRSQSTTPDSTWHSSITSQDGLVEAIQLLSCRPIHRMQPMMMMAPPNIGPPFVEEPSGMQQQESHNVSGNPPGLYGIWTQQNPPSAMLRQSTVATMQQDRMVPLMNYIREQDSSIDENPPN; encoded by the exons ATGAGCGACCTAGATGATCCACTTTGTGGGCAGACACAGTcgtcccagcagcagcaacagcaacaccaacaaccTCCAACTCAAACAACACCCCGCAGTTCCCTCGGCTCGGGTGCACTGTCCTACAGCAATTCCTCCATCTCGCCGTCGACGAGCTCGAGCAGCTCCGGGTCGGCCAAATCCGCCGTCAGCGAGTGCTTGGGTGCGTGGCTCAATTACCTCCAGATTATGAACAACCTGTGTGCGGCCGGCTACCGGCTAGCGCAAACGATTGCCGCCCTCGAACCGTGGGCGTACTTCGAACATCCGAGCACAACCACCGGCGGCGGCGCTGGCCAATCCGGATCGGGGGCGAGCAATCCATCCGGCATTCCGTCACCCTCGCAATCGGCACAGCAACAGCCGGGCCCACAGATACCGCAGCTACCGTTCACCACCTCGCAGATTCCGTCGCACATGGCGTTCCAGTTTATCACGGCCTGGGACGAGCTGGCGCGGGCGTCCGTCATGGCCACCAGCACGGTCAAATCGCACATCGTAAGCGTGCTGCAGGACTTTAAGACACAACCGCTGGCGACGGTGGAACAGGACAGCGAGCTGCTACATATCAAGGAGTACAATCAGCTCATTCTGCAGGACAACGCACAAACGATGATCAATCTGCAGCACCAATTCTGTGTCGCTTCGTGCGACGCTTTCGCGCAGCTAATGTGCTGCTACCAGTGCCAGACGCAGGTGGGATTTCCGCACGACCCGGACTGCCCGATGGTGCAGCACCCGATGTCGGCCGCCGCAACGATCGCTCGCACCGGCGGTGGTGGGGCGGACCAACGCTCCCAAACGCCTTCGCCGCACTTCGGCATGAAAATGCAGGAAAATGCCCGGCTGTACGATCGTACCGGGTCGATCTCGACGCAAGGTTCCTCCTCGGACCACGGGACGACGGCGTACGAGCAAACGCGTGGCCCCTCGCCCCACGACATTCGTGGACCGAGTCCGATTCAGGGGTATTTGGACAATATAAGGGGTCCACTGCCAAACCCGGGTCATCTGTCGGGCATGAAGGCGCCGTTCTATCGGGGCTCACGCTCGCCATTGAATTTCCCCCTCTTCACGCTAAACGGACAGCGTCGCTGGTCGGAAGCGGCAGCAGGGGAAGTTAACTCCGAGGCAGCGCTCGATCCGGAAAGCCAAATGCGTCGCTGGTCAATGCCGTGGGAAGCGAAGGCAGACAAATCGACGGTGCACTGGAACCAGACGCGCCTGATGCCGATCTCGAAGCTTGCTGTGCCGGCGTCAGGGCCGGGACCGACGCCGAAATCGTCGCTCGGCGATCGTAGCCAAAGCACCACGCCGGACTCTACCTGGCACTCGTCCATCACGAGCCAGGACGGGTTGGTGGAAGCGATACAGCTACTGTCCTGCCGACCGATTCACCGGATgcagccgatgatgatgatggcaccGCCCAACATTGGGCCACCGTTCGTCGAGGAGCCCTCCGGGATG cagcaacaggaatCTCACAACGTGTCGGGCAATCCGCCCGGTCTGTACGGTATCTGGACGCAGCAGAACCCGCCCAGTGCCATGCTGCGCCAGTCGACCGTGGCCACGATGCAGCAGGACCGCATGGTGCCGCTGATGAACTACATTCGCGAGCAGGACTCATCGATTGACGAAAATCCACCTAACTAA
- the LOC120900551 gene encoding uncharacterized protein LOC120900551 isoform X2, with the protein MSDLDDPLCGQTQSSQQQQQQHQQPPTQTTPRSSLGSGALSYSNSSISPSTSSSSSGSAKSAVSECLGAWLNYLQIMNNLCAAGYRLAQTIAALEPWAYFEHPSTTTGGGAGQSGSGASNPSGIPSPSQSAQQQPGPQIPQLPFTTSQIPSHMAFQFITAWDELARASVMATSTVKSHIVSVLQDFKTQPLATVEQDSELLHIKEYNQLILQDNAQTMINLQHQFCVASCDAFAQLMCCYQCQTQVGFPHDPDCPMVQHPMSAAATIARTGGGGADQRSQTPSPHFGMKMQENARLYDRTGSISTQGSSSDHGTTAYEQTRGPSPHDIRGPSPIQGYLDNIRGPLPNPGHLSGMKAPFYRGSRSPLNFPLFTLNGQRRWSEAAAGEVNSEAALDPESQMRRWSMPWEAKADKSTVHWNQTRLMPISKLAVPASGPGPTPKSSLGDRSQSTTPDSTWHSSITSQDGLVEAIQLLSCRPIHRMQPMMMMAPPNIGPPFVEEPSGMQQESHNVSGNPPGLYGIWTQQNPPSAMLRQSTVATMQQDRMVPLMNYIREQDSSIDENPPN; encoded by the exons ATGAGCGACCTAGATGATCCACTTTGTGGGCAGACACAGTcgtcccagcagcagcaacagcaacaccaacaaccTCCAACTCAAACAACACCCCGCAGTTCCCTCGGCTCGGGTGCACTGTCCTACAGCAATTCCTCCATCTCGCCGTCGACGAGCTCGAGCAGCTCCGGGTCGGCCAAATCCGCCGTCAGCGAGTGCTTGGGTGCGTGGCTCAATTACCTCCAGATTATGAACAACCTGTGTGCGGCCGGCTACCGGCTAGCGCAAACGATTGCCGCCCTCGAACCGTGGGCGTACTTCGAACATCCGAGCACAACCACCGGCGGCGGCGCTGGCCAATCCGGATCGGGGGCGAGCAATCCATCCGGCATTCCGTCACCCTCGCAATCGGCACAGCAACAGCCGGGCCCACAGATACCGCAGCTACCGTTCACCACCTCGCAGATTCCGTCGCACATGGCGTTCCAGTTTATCACGGCCTGGGACGAGCTGGCGCGGGCGTCCGTCATGGCCACCAGCACGGTCAAATCGCACATCGTAAGCGTGCTGCAGGACTTTAAGACACAACCGCTGGCGACGGTGGAACAGGACAGCGAGCTGCTACATATCAAGGAGTACAATCAGCTCATTCTGCAGGACAACGCACAAACGATGATCAATCTGCAGCACCAATTCTGTGTCGCTTCGTGCGACGCTTTCGCGCAGCTAATGTGCTGCTACCAGTGCCAGACGCAGGTGGGATTTCCGCACGACCCGGACTGCCCGATGGTGCAGCACCCGATGTCGGCCGCCGCAACGATCGCTCGCACCGGCGGTGGTGGGGCGGACCAACGCTCCCAAACGCCTTCGCCGCACTTCGGCATGAAAATGCAGGAAAATGCCCGGCTGTACGATCGTACCGGGTCGATCTCGACGCAAGGTTCCTCCTCGGACCACGGGACGACGGCGTACGAGCAAACGCGTGGCCCCTCGCCCCACGACATTCGTGGACCGAGTCCGATTCAGGGGTATTTGGACAATATAAGGGGTCCACTGCCAAACCCGGGTCATCTGTCGGGCATGAAGGCGCCGTTCTATCGGGGCTCACGCTCGCCATTGAATTTCCCCCTCTTCACGCTAAACGGACAGCGTCGCTGGTCGGAAGCGGCAGCAGGGGAAGTTAACTCCGAGGCAGCGCTCGATCCGGAAAGCCAAATGCGTCGCTGGTCAATGCCGTGGGAAGCGAAGGCAGACAAATCGACGGTGCACTGGAACCAGACGCGCCTGATGCCGATCTCGAAGCTTGCTGTGCCGGCGTCAGGGCCGGGACCGACGCCGAAATCGTCGCTCGGCGATCGTAGCCAAAGCACCACGCCGGACTCTACCTGGCACTCGTCCATCACGAGCCAGGACGGGTTGGTGGAAGCGATACAGCTACTGTCCTGCCGACCGATTCACCGGATgcagccgatgatgatgatggcaccGCCCAACATTGGGCCACCGTTCGTCGAGGAGCCCTCCGGGATG caacaggaatCTCACAACGTGTCGGGCAATCCGCCCGGTCTGTACGGTATCTGGACGCAGCAGAACCCGCCCAGTGCCATGCTGCGCCAGTCGACCGTGGCCACGATGCAGCAGGACCGCATGGTGCCGCTGATGAACTACATTCGCGAGCAGGACTCATCGATTGACGAAAATCCACCTAACTAA
- the LOC120900554 gene encoding uncharacterized protein C16orf52 homolog A — MDKLTTISAGLFMAADVCAIVSLAMPDWIVTSVGGETRLGLMWTCMTLYNRPQVCFTPELQPEWLIALICIFVGCICITTTIILLASSNWDRNVIPYARWVGFTAMVLFCLAAVIFPLGFHVDEIGGQPYHLPHSHQVGISYIMFVLALWITVISELFAEKVCLPQF, encoded by the exons ATGGACAAGCTAACTACAATCAGCGCTGGGCTGTTTATGGCGGCGGATGTGTGTGCGATCGTTAGTTTGGCCATGCCCGATTGGATTGTGACCAGTGTTGGAG GTGAAACGCGGCTGGGATTGATGTGGACGTGTATGACGCTGTACAACCGGCCGCAGGTTTGCTTCACACCGGAGCTGCAGCCGGAGTGGCTGATCGCGTTGATATGTATTTTCGTGGGTTGCATCTGTATTACAACCACCATCATACTGCTGGCGTCCAGCAACTGGGACCGTAATGTGATCCCTTATGCCCGGTGGGTCGGCTTTACTGCAA TGGTGCTGTTCTGTCTTGCGGCAGTCATATTTCCGCTCGGATTCCATGTGGACGAGATCGGTGGCCAACCGTACCATCTGCCCCATTCGCACCAGGTCGGCATATCGTACATCATGTTCGTGCTGGCCCTGTGGATCACGGTCATATCGGAGCTGTTTGCGGAGAAGGTGTGCCTGCCGCAGTTTTAA